A portion of the Acanthopagrus latus isolate v.2019 chromosome 21, fAcaLat1.1, whole genome shotgun sequence genome contains these proteins:
- the zgc:92591 gene encoding late histone H2B.L4 produces MTNDISKKKGKSSSEKKAKRKAKRRETYAMYIYKVLKQVHPDTGISSRAMSIMNSFVNDLFERIATEASRLAQYNKRSTITSREVQTAVRLLLPGELAKHAVSEGTKAVTKYTSSK; encoded by the exons atgactaaCGACATATctaaaaagaaaggaaagagttCGAGTGAGAAAAAGGCGAAAAGAAAGGCTAAAAGGAGAGAGACTTACGCGATGTACATCTATAAAGTTCTGAAACAG GTCCATCCGGATACGGGGATTTCGAGCAGAGCCATGAGCATCATGAACTCCTTCGTGAACGACCTGTTCGAGAGGATCGCCACTGAAGCGTCCCGGCTGGCTCAGTACAACAAGCGCTCCACCATCACCAGCAGAGAGGTGCAGACCGCggtgaggctgctgctgcccggGGAGCTGGCCAAACACGCCGTGTCCGAGGGGACCAAAGCGGTCACAAAGTACACCAGCTCCAAATGA